A window of Dickeya zeae NCPPB 2538 contains these coding sequences:
- a CDS encoding GlxA family transcriptional regulator — protein MSKPIPSVAVVACDQFSPFHLSVPCMIFGDVLPGQPLFRLHLCAGEEGVLRSAQGLQIDTPFGLDTLAQADIVVVPYWRNPQETPNPALLEALAEAYARGSLLVGLCLGTYVLAWAGLLTQRNAATHWEFAQDFQQRFPDVRLDTQALYVEDEQLITSAGTAAGLDCCLHVVRKYHGSVIANKIARRMVIPPHREGGQAQFIERPMPTSTQDARINALLDYLRSRLDHSYHLDDLARRTLMSRRTFTRQFHKATGMSVGEWLMAERLQQSQTLLESTTLSIEAIAEQVGFGTAASLRQHFRRQFNVTPGEWRKTFLGGSTSAGFR, from the coding sequence GTGAGTAAGCCTATTCCATCGGTCGCGGTGGTCGCCTGCGATCAGTTCAGCCCGTTTCATTTATCGGTGCCCTGCATGATTTTCGGCGATGTGCTGCCGGGACAACCGTTATTCAGGTTGCATCTTTGCGCTGGTGAAGAGGGTGTGTTGCGTTCCGCACAAGGGTTGCAGATTGATACCCCGTTCGGGCTGGATACGCTGGCGCAAGCCGATATCGTGGTGGTGCCTTACTGGCGTAACCCACAGGAAACGCCGAATCCGGCGTTGCTGGAGGCGTTGGCCGAGGCCTATGCCCGTGGCAGCCTGTTGGTTGGGCTGTGTCTGGGCACCTATGTGCTGGCCTGGGCCGGGCTGCTTACGCAGCGCAACGCCGCAACACACTGGGAGTTCGCGCAGGATTTTCAGCAGCGTTTTCCGGATGTACGGCTGGATACACAGGCGTTATACGTGGAAGACGAGCAACTCATCACTTCGGCAGGGACGGCCGCTGGGCTGGATTGTTGCCTGCATGTGGTCAGAAAGTACCACGGTAGTGTTATTGCCAATAAAATCGCCAGAAGAATGGTGATTCCCCCGCATCGTGAAGGCGGTCAGGCACAGTTCATCGAGCGGCCGATGCCGACATCGACACAGGACGCCAGAATCAACGCGCTACTGGATTACCTGAGAAGCCGCCTCGACCATTCCTATCATCTCGATGATCTGGCGCGCCGGACGCTAATGAGCCGTCGCACGTTCACCCGACAGTTTCACAAGGCCACCGGGATGTCGGTCGGTGAATGGCTGATGGCTGAGCGCCTGCAACAAAGCCAGACATTGCTGGAATCCACCACGTTGTCGATCGAAGCCATCGCCGAACAGGTCGGCTTCGGCACCGCCGCGTCACTGCGTCAGCACTTCCGCCGCCAGTTTAACGTCACGCCCGGCGAGTGGCGCAAGACGTTTTTGGGGGGGAGTACGTCAGCTGGTTTTCGGTAG
- a CDS encoding helix-turn-helix domain-containing protein, whose translation MKVTNSKQLSSYLKDVRIMQKLSQGKVASKVGIRQDTVSSFEQHPDSTKLETFFKILSALNLELTVTPRNMDAANNEASVAESSWKEEW comes from the coding sequence ATGAAGGTCACCAACAGCAAACAGCTTAGCAGCTATCTGAAAGATGTTCGTATCATGCAGAAGCTTTCACAAGGGAAAGTGGCCAGTAAAGTGGGTATTCGCCAGGATACGGTATCCAGCTTCGAACAACATCCTGATTCCACCAAACTGGAAACCTTCTTTAAAATCCTGTCGGCATTAAATTTAGAACTTACGGTTACCCCCAGGAATATGGACGCCGCCAATAACGAGGCCTCTGTTGCAGAAT